Proteins encoded together in one Dermacentor variabilis isolate Ectoservices chromosome 2, ASM5094787v1, whole genome shotgun sequence window:
- the LOC142571061 gene encoding uncharacterized protein LOC142571061 isoform X2 produces MLPGQATARFPAGSSHSGMLSSVVLGGKLQLGDAGNSLKAAPFEYCCRLSGGFSPYQAGQVLQHFICYLKRIWFIGVSWQHWLEAST; encoded by the coding sequence ATGCTGCCAGGGCAGGCCACGGCCCGCTTTCCAGCAGGAAGCAGCCACAGCGGCATGCTCTCTTCCGTGGTTCTCGGCGGCAAGCTACAACTGGGTGATGCCGGGAATTCGCTGAAGGCTGCGCCGTTCGAGTACTGCTGCCGGCTGTCTGGCGGTTTCTCTCCATACCAGGCAGGGCAGGTCCTGCAGCACTTCATCTGCTACCTGAAGAGGATCTGGTTCATCGGAGTTTCATGG